The DNA segment GTGCGGATGGTCGGGCCTCAGTTCGGCCGAGTCCTCGGCGAGGACGATCCGCTCGTCCGGACCGACCAGCCCCAGCAGTGCGCTGAGCAAGGTCGTCTTACCGGTCCCCGTGCCGCCGCTGACCAGGAAGGACAGCCGTGCGTCGAGCAGTGCGCGCAGAATCCGGTCGCCGCCCGGCGGCACCGTGCCGGCCGCCGTCAGTTCGTCCAGGGAGAAGGCGCGGGGCCGTACGACGCGCAGCGACAGGCAGGTGCAGCCGACGGCCACCGGGGGCAGCACGGCGTGGAGCCGCGTCCCGTCGGGCAGTCGCGCGTCGACCCAGGGCCGGGCGTCGTCCAGACGCCGGCCGGCCACGGCGGCGAGCCGCTGGGCGAGCCTGCGTACGGTCATCGCGTCCGGGAAGGAGACGCCCGTCAGCTCCAGTCCGCCGCCCCGGTCCACCCAGACCCGGTCGGGTGCCGACACGAGCACGTCGGTGACCGACCGGTCGGCGAGGAGCGGGTCCAGCGGTCCGCTGCCGATCAGTTCGGACCGCAGGTGTTCCGCGGCGCCCAGCACTTCGGCGGCACCGAGCACCCGCCCCTGCTCCCGCAGGGCCTGAGCCACCCGCGCGGGCGTCGGTTCGGACCCGCTCTCCGCCAGCCACCGCCGTACCCC comes from the Streptomyces sp. KMM 9044 genome and includes:
- a CDS encoding TadA family conjugal transfer-associated ATPase — its product is MPPGLLDGVRRWLAESGSEPTPARVAQALREQGRVLGAAEVLGAAEHLRSELIGSGPLDPLLADRSVTDVLVSAPDRVWVDRGGGLELTGVSFPDAMTVRRLAQRLAAVAGRRLDDARPWVDARLPDGTRLHAVLPPVAVGCTCLSLRVVRPRAFSLDELTAAGTVPPGGDRILRALLDARLSFLVSGGTGTGKTTLLSALLGLVGPDERIVLAEDSAELRPDHPHVVRLETRPANQEGAGLVTLEDLVRQALRMRPDLLVVGEVRGPEVVHLLAALNTGHEGAGTVHANAAADVPARLEALGTAAGLDRFGLHSQLAAALSVVLHLIRDRTGRRRIAEVHVLERDSSGLVRTVPALRWGSDAFVPERGWERLRDLLRSGGADGGGL